AACGACTGAGAAACCGAGCCTCAGCAATGACCGCGGAAATACACGTCATTGCGAAGGTGCGCAGCGCCTGAAGCAATCTCTTGCCCGCCAACGCTCCGATTCCAGCCCGTCTTATCCGGCGCTTTGGGAATGTCTTGATCTGCCCGGGGGGCTTTGCTAGACTCCCTCCCGGCGCGTTTCAGGCCGGTTTCCGGCCCAGACCGCGCGCGCAGGGAGACACCGCCATGCCCGCCGTTGACCATGCCGCCTATGTCCGCATGCTGGACCGCGCCCTGTCCGGGGGCTTCGCGTATCCGGCGATCAATGTGCTGGAGCTGACCAGCCTGAACGCCGCCATTGAGGGCTTCGAGGCGGCGGGCAGCGACGGCATCGTCCAGATTTCCGTGGCGGCGGGCATGCATGCGTCGGGCCCGGCGAAGAACCCCGTGCTGGGGGCCATCACGCTGGCGGAGCACGCGCGCCGGATGGCGGAGCGGGCCGGGGTCCATGTGGCGGTGCATTCCGACCACTGCCCGACCGGGAAGGTGGACAGCTTTCTGAAGCCCCTCATCGCCGAGACGGCGCGGCGGCGCGCGGCGGGGCTGCCGAACCTCTTCCAGAGCCACATGTACGACGGCAGCGACCTGCCCATGCGCGAGAACCTGCGCGTGGCGGCGGAGCTCATGGCCCTGTGCCGCGAAAACGAGATCATCCTGGAGGTGGAGGCGGGCGTCGTCGGCGGCGAGGAGGACGGCATCTCCGGCGCGCCGAACGCGAAGCTCTACACCACGCCCGAGGACATGCTGCTCGTGCATGAGACCCTGGAGCGCGACGGGGGCCGCTGCCTGCTGGCCGCCACCTTCGGCAATGTCCACGGCGTCTACAAACCGGGGCACGTCAAGCTGATGCCCGGCATTCTGAAAGAGGGGCAGGACGCCGTGGCGGCGAAATATGGGGACACCGCGCGCATGTGGCTCGTGTTCCATGGCGGCTCGGGAACGAGCACGGAGGAAATCCACGAGACCCTGGGCTACGGCGTGGTCAAGATGAACGTCCACACCGACACCCAGTACGCCCTGACCCGCGCCGTCGCCGACCACATGTTCACGCACTACGCCGGGGTGCTGAAAGTGGACGGCGAGGTCGGCGTGAAACAGGACTACCTCGCCAGCACCTGGCTTGACAAGGGGAGGGCGGGGATGGTGGAGCGGGTGGTTCAGGCCTGCGAGGAGTTGAAGTCTTCCGGAAGAAGCATGGGGTCTAGGGTCTAGGGTTTAGGGTTTGGGAAGAAAAGGAAGGGATGGGGAAGATGGGCATGAAGAGTTACCGGGACTTGGAGGTTTGGAAGCAGGCGATGGATATGGTGGTCGCGGTATACGGGTTGACCGGCGAGTTTCCCGCGCAGGAGAAGTACGGGTTGGCGAGCCAGATGCAGCGTGCGGCGGTGTCTGTGCCCGCGAATATCGCGGAGGGGTATGCGCGTCTCCATCGGGGGGACTATGTGCATCACCTGAGCATGGCGCGCGGCTCTTTGGCCGAACTGGAGACACACATCACCCTCGCCGTCCGTCTCGAATACGTTCCCCGCGAAAAGGCCGTGGAAATATGGAACACCACCCAGGAAGTGGGCAAAATGCTCACAGGACTCATCTCCTCGCTGCGCCGCCCGTCGAAAGGTTCCTTGCCGCCTTCCCAGACCCTAAACCCCAGACCCTAGACCCTGGAGTCAAAAACATGAAGCAATATACCGCCCAAAACCTTCTCATGCCCCCGTCGCCCCGTCCGGACGACCCGGGCTGTATCCTGTCCATCACCCCCGAAAGTGCCGGATGGGAGTACATCTCCTTTCAGGTCCGAAAACTGGCCGCAGGGGCTTCGTGGTCCTTTGAGACCGGGGAGAACGAGCTGGCGCTCGTTAACCTGAGCGGGCGGTACACCGTGGTGTCCGACAAGGGGACGTGGTCGGGCATCGGCGGGCGGACATCGCCTTTTGAGGGGGCGGCGCACGCGCTGTACCTGCCCCGGCGCACGGCGTTCACCGTGACGGCGGAGGAGGCCGGGGAGTTCGCGGTCACCTGGTGCCCCACGGACGAGGACCACGCCCCGTGGCTGATCCGCCCGGAGGAGGTGCGGATGTCCCTGCGCGGCGGCGACAACGTCTCCCGGCAGATCAACGACCTCCTGCCGCCGGGATCGCCGGTGCACCGGCTGGTGCTGGTGGAGGTGTACACGCCGGGGGGAAACTGGAGCAGCTACCCCCCGCACAAGCACGACGCGCACGCGGCGGACGCGGACGGCGCCCTGCTGGAGGCAGACCTCGAGGAGGTCTACTATTACCGGATCAACCCGCCGGAGGGCTACGCGTTCCAGCGGGTTTACACGGACGCCACCTGCCCCCTGCACCGCGCGGGATTCCCCATAGACGCCGTGGTCCTGGCCACGGACGGCTGCGCCGTGCTGGTGCCCGAGGGCTACCACCCCGTGGTCAGCGCGCCGGGCTACACGACCTACTACCTGAACGTGCTGGCGGGCAGCGCGCAGAGCCTCATGGCCCGCGACGACCCCCGCTATTCCTGGGTGAAGGAAACCTACCGCGGCGGCGACGACCGTTTGCCGCTTTATTGACCCGGGCCGAGCGCCCGGCGGGAGAAGACGATGACGCAGGAAAAAGTGTTTGACTCCGTGCACATGGGCCGGTCGTCCATTGACCTGTACAGCGACGATGTGGGGGCGCCGTTTCCGGAGATCACGAAGTTTGCGGCCTATGTCGGCGGGTCGCCGTTGAACATCAGCGTGGGCGGGCGGCGGCTGGGGATGGACACGGCGGTGCTCACGGCGCTGGGCGCGGACCCCGTGGGGGACTTCATCCTCCGCTTCCTGGAGAAGGAGGGGGTGGAGACGGCCTACATCCCCCGCAAGCCGGGGCACCGGACCAGCGCGGTGGTGCTGGGCATCGAGCCGCCCGACCGCTTTCCGCTGGTCTACTACCGCGACAACTGCGCGGACATCGAGCTGACGATTGACGATGTGCTGGCTGCCCCGGTGACGCGATGCAGGTTCTTCCAGTTCGCGGGCACAAACCTCTCGAAGGAGCCCAGCCGCAGCGCGACCTTCTTCGCCGCCGAGCAGGCGCGGGCGGCGGGGGCCGAGGTGGTCTTCGACATTGACTTCCGCCCCGACCAGTGGCACGACCCGCGCGCCTTCGGCGTGATGGCGCGGGCCATCCTCCCGCTGGTGGACATCGTGCTCGGCACGGACGACGAGATCAACGCGGCGATGCTCCAGGACCCCGCGCAGATCACCCTCACCCACTCGCAGGTGTCGGACACCAAGGTGGCGGGCGATGTGGACGCGGGGATCGCGGCGCTGCTGGCGCGCGGGCCGAAGGCGCTGGTGCACAAGCGCGGGATACACGGCGCCCGGGTCCACCTGCGGCGGGAGGACGGCGGCGTGGACCAGATTGACGCGCCGGGCTACCCCGTCGAGGTGTACAACATCCTCGGCGCGGGCGACGCCTTCGCGGCGGGGTTCCTCTGCGGACGGGTCCGCGGGCTGGACTGGCGGCAGTCCGGACGCCTCGGCGCGGCCTGCGGCGCCATCGTCGTGACCAAGCACGGCTGCGCCAATTTCATGCCCACCTGGGACGAGGTGATGGCCTTCGTCGGCGGGCGCGGCGGGCTGTAAGCGCGC
The Candidatus Hydrogenedentota bacterium genome window above contains:
- the fbaA gene encoding class II fructose-bisphosphate aldolase; translated protein: MPAVDHAAYVRMLDRALSGGFAYPAINVLELTSLNAAIEGFEAAGSDGIVQISVAAGMHASGPAKNPVLGAITLAEHARRMAERAGVHVAVHSDHCPTGKVDSFLKPLIAETARRRAAGLPNLFQSHMYDGSDLPMRENLRVAAELMALCRENEIILEVEAGVVGGEEDGISGAPNAKLYTTPEDMLLVHETLERDGGRCLLAATFGNVHGVYKPGHVKLMPGILKEGQDAVAAKYGDTARMWLVFHGGSGTSTEEIHETLGYGVVKMNVHTDTQYALTRAVADHMFTHYAGVLKVDGEVGVKQDYLASTWLDKGRAGMVERVVQACEELKSSGRSMGSRV
- a CDS encoding four helix bundle protein; protein product: MGMKSYRDLEVWKQAMDMVVAVYGLTGEFPAQEKYGLASQMQRAAVSVPANIAEGYARLHRGDYVHHLSMARGSLAELETHITLAVRLEYVPREKAVEIWNTTQEVGKMLTGLISSLRRPSKGSLPPSQTLNPRP
- the iolB gene encoding 5-deoxy-glucuronate isomerase, which encodes MKQYTAQNLLMPPSPRPDDPGCILSITPESAGWEYISFQVRKLAAGASWSFETGENELALVNLSGRYTVVSDKGTWSGIGGRTSPFEGAAHALYLPRRTAFTVTAEEAGEFAVTWCPTDEDHAPWLIRPEEVRMSLRGGDNVSRQINDLLPPGSPVHRLVLVEVYTPGGNWSSYPPHKHDAHAADADGALLEADLEEVYYYRINPPEGYAFQRVYTDATCPLHRAGFPIDAVVLATDGCAVLVPEGYHPVVSAPGYTTYYLNVLAGSAQSLMARDDPRYSWVKETYRGGDDRLPLY
- the iolC gene encoding 5-dehydro-2-deoxygluconokinase, translating into MGRSSIDLYSDDVGAPFPEITKFAAYVGGSPLNISVGGRRLGMDTAVLTALGADPVGDFILRFLEKEGVETAYIPRKPGHRTSAVVLGIEPPDRFPLVYYRDNCADIELTIDDVLAAPVTRCRFFQFAGTNLSKEPSRSATFFAAEQARAAGAEVVFDIDFRPDQWHDPRAFGVMARAILPLVDIVLGTDDEINAAMLQDPAQITLTHSQVSDTKVAGDVDAGIAALLARGPKALVHKRGIHGARVHLRREDGGVDQIDAPGYPVEVYNILGAGDAFAAGFLCGRVRGLDWRQSGRLGAACGAIVVTKHGCANFMPTWDEVMAFVGGRGGL